A window of the Xenopus laevis strain J_2021 chromosome 9_10L, Xenopus_laevis_v10.1, whole genome shotgun sequence genome harbors these coding sequences:
- the XB5957220.L gene encoding uncharacterized protein LOC432178 — protein sequence MLLQNEDRAEDILQRVKEIWMGNTALLATTTSLVFLLLCWIIRDSIKIKNVHEKYVLITGCDTGFGNLLAQRLHRKGFGVIAACFTEKGCQELIACTSPSMKTVILNVTNPKSIDEAVQFVAAETGSKGLYGLVNNAGRATPIGPTDWLDMEDFHRVLDVNLIGLIEVTLKFLPLLKKAKGRVVNVASVMGRLAFGGGGYSLSKWGVESFSDSLRRDMQHFGVRVSIIEPGFFKTGVTNLEVIEKDLNRLWNRLTPDVKTAYGEKYFDNYLKVQKLSMNTFCDADISKVTNCMEHALTARFPRTRYGAGWDAKFFWLPLSYAPAAVADIMLKLLLPRPTGIKKSLAKNQIDV from the exons ATGCTTCTacaaaat GAGGACCGTGCTGAAGATATACTTCAGAGAGTTAAAGAG ATCTGGATGGGTAACACAGCTCTACTGGCTACGACGACTTCCCTTGTATTTCTGCTTTTGTGTTGGATAATCAGAGACAGTATTAAAATCAAAAATGTCCATGAAAAGTATGTTCTCATCACTGGATGTGATACTGGATTTGGAAATCTGTTGGCACAAAGGCTACATCGAAAGGGTTTTGGTGTTATTGCTGCCTGCTTTACTGAAAAAGGGTGCCAAGAGTTGATAGCTTGTACGTCCCCATCAATGAAAACTGTGATATTAAATGTAACTAATCCAAAGAGCATTGATGAAGCAGTGCAATTTGTTGCAGCAGAAACAGGCAGCAAAG GGCTATATGGCTTGGTTAATAATGCTGGAAGGGCCACACCCATTGGACCTACTGATTGGTTGGATATGGAAGACTTCCACCGAGTTCTTGATGTCAACCTCATTGGACTCATTGAAGTCACTTTAAAATTTCTGCCCCTTTTGAAAAAAGCCAAGGGCAGAGTAGTCAATGTGGCAAGTGTAATGGGAAGACTAGCATTTGGAGGAGGTGGATATTCTCTATCAAAATGGGGCGTTGAATCTTTCTCAGACAGTTTAAG gAGAGATATGCAGCATTTTGGGGTGAGAGTGAGCATTATTGAACCTGGTTTCTTTAAAACTGGAGTAACAAACCTTGAAGTAATCGAGAAAGATTTAAATCGACTTTGGAATCGTTTAACGCCAGATGTTAAAACTGCGTATGGGGAGAAATACTTTGACAATT ATTTAAAAGTGCAGAAGTTATCTATGAACACATTCTGTGATGCAGACATCTCTAAGGTTACAAACTGTATGGAACACGCCTTGACTGCAAGGTTCCCCAGAACAAGATATGGGGCAGGATGGGACGCCAAGTTTTTTTGGCTTCCGCTGTCTTATGCTCCTGCTGCTGTAGCCGACATCATGCTTAAACTTCTACTCCCAAGACCCACTGGCATAAAAAAGTCACTAGCAAAAAATCAAATTGACGTGTGA